In the genome of Coxiella burnetii, the window AATAAGTAAATTCCCCGTACCGATTGTTATTGTGGGAAATATTACGGTGGGGGGTAGCGGGAAAACACCATTCGTCATTTGGCTTGCCAATGAATTAAAAAATAGAGGATTTCGTCCGGGAGTAGTCAGCCGTGGCTATGGTGGTAAAGCAAACCGATTTCCACAAACCGTCACGGAGAATAGTGATCCCCTGCAAGTAGGAGATGAAGCTGTTTTATTGATGAAAAAAATCGACTGTCCCATGGTCGTCTGTCGTGATCGAGGAGCTGCTGTTAAGCATTTGCTTCGAAATTTTCAGTGTGATGTTGTGATTGGCGATGATGGATTGCAACATTATTCTCTAGGAAGAGATCTGGAAATTGCGCTTTTAGACGATCGTCATTTGGGAAATGGGCGGTGTTTGCCGGCGGGTCCTTTGCGAGAACCAAAATCGAGATTAAATACGGTAGATTTCGTTGTTCCCAAGCAATTACGACCGAATGAAATATACCAATTAAAAAATCCAGCGAAGAAAATTGATTTCAATGAGCTAAAAGAGTTAACCGTTCATGCGGTGGCTGGAATCGGGAACCCAGGGTATTTTTTCAAACAATTGGAAACGCTGGGAGCCAATGTCATTGCTCATCCGTTTCGGGATCATTATTTTTATCGATCAGAAGATTTTAATTTTGATGATGATCATCTCATTATTTTAACTGAGAAGGACGCCATTAAATGCAAACAGTTTGACGATGAACGTTTGTTTTGTTTTTCCGTTGATGCCGTTGTTCCTGACCAATTTCAAAACGATTTTTTTCGATTGATATCAAACATTATCCTGCGAAAGCAAGCGCAGCGAGAAGGCATTTAAACATCTTTAGCAAAGCCAGAAGTAATGGGATATCGCCTATCTTTCCCGAACGCACGCTCGGTAATCCGTATCCCAATAGGTGCTTGACGTCGTTTGTATTCATTACGATTAATCATTCGAACGACTTTTTTTACCATTTCAACGTCAAAACCCCCCGCCGCAATGGCAGTGGGGTCTTCATCTTTAGCAATATAACGCTCCAGTATTTCATCCAAAATATGATAAGGAGGCAATACATCTTGATCCTTTTGATCGGGCGCTAACTCGGCGGAAGGGGGTCTTTCTAAGACACGTTCTGGAATGACTCGCGAAATTGTATTGCGATATCGACACAAACGATAGACCATCGTTTTATACACATCTTTTAAAACGCCAAAACCGCCGGCCATATCGCCATATAAAGTCGCATAGCCAACCGCCATTTCGCTTTTATTTCCTGTCGTTAATACGATAGCGTCTTTTTTATTTGAAATAGCCATTAATAAAGTGCCGCGAATACGCGCTTGTAAATTTTCTTCAGTGACATCTTTTCCCAAACCCGTAAATTCCGATTCTAAACTTCTAATAAAGGCTTCAAAAATAGGTTGAATGTTGATGGTCGAGGTGCGCACATTGAGCGCTTTTGCTTCCCCCTCCGCGTCTTCAATGCTCATGGTGGATGTAAAAGGGGAAGGCATTAAAACACCACTGACCCGTTCAGAGCCAATAGCATCCACTGCAATGGCCAATGTCAAAGCCGAATCTACACCACCTGATAAGCCAATAACGGCGCCAGGGAAATTATTTTTATTAATATAATCGCGAACGCCTAATACTAATACGTTATAAATTTTTTCTTCATCTAAAGGTTCTGGAGGCAGCGGGGTTTTCGTTAAAATAGTTAAATTATCGTCGATATCAAATTCAACAGTGATTAATTCCTCTTTGAGATAAGACCCTTGTTGAATTAATTCACCGTGTTGGTTAAACACCAGTGAGCCGCCGTCAAAAACTAATTCGTCTTGTCCTCCCACTAAGTTTAGATACACAATGGGTATGTGATATCGTTTGGTTCGTTTAGTTAAGAGATCGCGGCGATGGTGAGATTTATCTTGAGCAAAAGGGGAGGCATTAATACACGCAATTAATTGCGCACCAGCGGCAACGGATTGTTTGATTGGATTTTCAAGCCATAAATCTTCGCAAATTAAAATTCCGATTTTAACTCCTTTAATTTCAATGACGCACGGTTGATCGCCAGCGGCAAAATAACGTTTTTCATCGAAAACACGGTAATTGGGAAGTTCGTGTTTAGCGTAAGTCGCCACAATTTTGCCATCCGTAATAACGGCGGCTTTGTTATAACATTTATTATCAATAAAATCAGGATAACCGACCACTACAGTGGTATTTTTAACTTTATCGGCAATGGTTTGTAACGCCTGATGAACTCGACGATAAAGGGCGGGGCGAAAGAGGAGATCTTCGGGCGGATAACTGGTAATGGATAGTTCGGGAAAAAGGATTAAATCGGCTTTACTTTCTTGGTAAGCCTGATTGGCGGCATCAATAATTAATTGAGTGTTCCCTTCGATATCACCCACTAAGAAATTGAGCTGCGCTCCTACAATAACGAGTTTTTTCATGAGTTGTTAACCTATTAATAATGCCGCAACCACTTTGCGGCCTTCGGACATTAGCGCTGTATAAGTTCGACAGGCCGCGCCTGTGTCCATACATTCCACACCAATACGGCGTTGATGAAATGGTGCTAGTTGTGTTTTAGAAGGCCATTTAAAATTGTGGCCGGTGCCAAGGATAACGATTTCCGGCTCCAAAGCCAAGATTGCCTCAATATGTTCACTGCCTAATTCATCCAGCGACCGCGGGCCCCATTCTGGAACTAGCCGGTAAGGAGAAACGAGCAGACTACTTGTGTAAGTGACCTTATTAACAGTCACCGAATCAGGTCCATAGGCGTTAATATGATAATTACCAATCCCTGAATCTTCAGTCAATAACATGATCGCAGACCTTGTTAAGCATTTATGATTACTAATGATAGCATGAATCCAGAATTTCCAGCCCTTTAATGAAAATAGCCCGTATGCAGCGAAGCGAAATACGGGGAAAACGCTTGTCGATAATTGACGGTTAATAAATCATTAATATTGTTGTTGGATAATAGAAGGATCTGCTCATTCAATGTGTTAAAACAAGGAGTTGTCATGATGCGGCGAAGCTCTGCTGAATCTAAAGAAACGGAAACGATGTTAGCAATTGTCCATGATGCGGTAAAACAGGGTGATGTTCCTGCATTAAAAGAGATAGATGAATTAGGTTTTCCCTTAGAGGGGGAGGTTTATGAAAAGACCGATCTACCAATGGTGGTGGCCATCAAAGCAAAGCAGTTTGCTGTTGTCAATTGGTTAAAAAAGAAAGGTGTTAATCGTGTTTTGTTTTCAGGGGAAAGGAATACGCAAGCAGCGGACGATTTTTCAATAGTCAGTGCTCTTAAAATTCTCTCGGCAATATTTGAAATAAAGGATATCAAGGCAATCAAGGCCTTTCTTCAAGGAGTTAATTTAAATGTGTATCACTACTCCTAACTCAAAATAAAAGTTCAAAACAAAAAAGATGGAATCGCAGCGCTTTTTCAGGAATTTCCATTTATAAAAGTTTGGGAACATATTTATTTGTCGGACTTTGTTTTTTTGCTGGCTGTTAGAGGGCTCAGTCAACTACTAATTTCTTCAGATAAAATCAAATCTATCTTAGGTTCCTTGGCAAGATCCGAATATTGTTTGCAAGCAGATCCAAATAAAGTATTGCGCGATATCATCGTAATATGTAGCGAATCCTCGAGGTGTCCTGAATCCAATTTTGGATGGACTGTATTTGAATATTACCTTAGTCATTATCCAAAGCTTATGCCTGATTATACAGGCTTGAGAGCAACCGCACAGGAAGTCAAAAACACTCGATTTATATTAGACAGCATTAAACATCAATTTTCGAAAGTAGGAAAGCAGAGTGATTTTCCGCGTGCGCTCGAAGCCGTTTTACTTGATTTTTTAGCAATGGGAAATAGAGAGGTAGTCGAAAGGACTTTGATTGCTCAAAACAAAACGGCGCATGATTTTAATCGCGATCGCTTGGTTGAGCGCGTGCTTTTTAGCGGTGGAGAACCACAGCAAGTGAGCGAAAAAGTGATGTGGTGTATTGGAAAAGCAGGACTCGATCCTAATACAAAATATGGCGGTAAGTCTGTGCTCTTGCATTGTTTGGAAGCAAAAGCTTATATAGCAGCGAGATGGTTAATCGAGAAAAATGGCATTAGCGTACGCGGTAACGCTGCGGTGATTGAAGTGGTTCTATCGAAAGCTCTGTCAGAAAAGGACTTTCTTTTTTCTGTTTATTTGGTGGAACAAGGGGCTGTGCTGGAGCGGGAATCCGACGTTTTAATTAATGCCATCCAGCCTTTTGACCCGGAAAATCCAAAAAATAATATAAGACGAGTGCTGTGGTTAATTGAGCGTGGCGTGAATGTTAATTTCTCAGCGGAAGGAGGTAAAACCGCACTTAGCGCAGCGGTTGAAGCTGGGGATGTGTATAGTGCAATATTCCTCATGGAGAAAGGCGCGAAGCTGCCCAATTTTAATGTTGTTCCTGGTGAAAATATAAAAACGCAAGCGGACTATATGTGGTTTGAGGGCGCCTTATTAAGTGGTTGTGTTGAGATGTGTTATTGGTTGGCTGTGTATTGTCCCTTTATTCCCACCCATTTCCCCGACACCTTCGTTAGACTGGGTCGCGAACGTGAACGGTACGGTCGATCGTTCGTTCCTGTGATCAATTAGATGCTTGATCGGGGTATTGATCCTAACTGCACGGATGAAAAGGGAGCAACCTTGAGTGATGTGATCCTCTTAGCGCAGGGGACTGATGTGCCGGATATTCGATTGCTCAATCTCTTAACCGAAAGACAAATCGATGCGTCTAGCGCTATTCAAAAATATGGTGCTGACGCTCTAAACCGCGCTACAAAATGCTTTAGTCCTTCTCGCAAAGATCAACTGTTTCCCGTCATTGATGGGCTGCTCATAAACGGCGTTGATATAAATGCGGCGAAACCTTTAACCTACGCTGATGTTTGGAATCAGCCGCTGCTCGTCGAAAAATTACTAGAAGCCGGCGCGTGTTCCGACGTGGTACTGGCAAACCGTGTATCGAAAAAGCGGTCGCAACTAGAGCATTTATTTGAGAAAAAACCCGATCGAGGATCACACCGTTTCTTTGGGTGTTTTCCTTGGAAGGATCGGAATGACGAGAAAGAGGGGGAAAGCGCTTGGTTTACAGAGGAGTTCTGTAAGCCCTTAAAATATACTGACTTGTTGCGCAATGAGCAGCCAGATGATGAAAAAAAGGAGCATCCCAGAGCGTGGCAAGTTCTTGCAGAGGAGGGCGTGCAGAGCGCGCCTTCGGCGCGCCTGTGCCTGCGCGGGAATGACGGAACTGTAAGAGTCAAATTGCTGTGACCACAGATTAATTTGCCATCTGAGATTGGATTGTCTAAAATGCTCGTCTTTATCACTCCTTGCTCCACTGACTTAGTTCAGGGGGCTATTAAACCGAAAGGGGATTGTTATGCGACATTATGAAATTGTCATATTAGTCCACCCTGACCAGAGCAGTCAGGTGCCGGCAATGGTAGAGCGTTACCAGTCGATGATTAAAGAGAAGGACGGAAAAGTCCACCGTTTGGAAGACTGGGGGCGTCGGCAATTAGCTTATTCCATCGATAAAGTTCACAAAGCCCACTATTTATTGATGAATATTGAATCAGATCAGGGTGTTATCAGCGAGCTTGAAAACGCCTTTCGTTACAACGATGCCGTTATCCGTAGTTTGATTTTAAAGCGTGACCATGCCATTACGAAATCTTCCCTTATCATGCAAGGGGCTGAGAAGGGTAAAAGTTCGCGTAAAGAAAAAGTGGCTGCTGAAGCAGAAGCATCCGAAGAAGCTTAAGAGGATTAATCTATGTCATTTCGTCGTAAAAAATTCTGTGCATTTGATGCAAAAAATCTCCAAGAGATTGATTACAAAGACGTCAACACCTTGAAAGATTACATCATGGAATCGGGGCGAGTCGTCCCGAGCCGGATTACCGGCACCTGCGCTAAACATCAACGTCAAATATCTCGCGCTATTAAGCTTGCGCGTTATCTGGCGTTATTGCCCTATTGTGACACGCATCAGTAAGCCATGAAAAATTTTGGGAAATATTTATTAGCGGATAACCTGCGGGCGGCTATCGCTGCCTTAGCCTGTGCTTTGCTGGCTTTTATTCTCCCGACGGGGTTTATTGCTGTGGTTATCGCTGGTTTAGTGACACTGCAAAAAGGCTATAAAAGCGGCCTTATGGTGCTGGCCTTTGTTCTTTTGCCCGTGATTGCATTTTTGGTGACCCATCATATGGATTTCTTTTATCGATTTGGGTTACTGCTTATCCAATGCGGACTTATTTTCATTTTTGCTTTAATATTGCGTCACACGGGTTCATGGCAGTGGGTGGTAAAATCAGCCGCAATGTTGGGTATTTTGGCGGTGGGCACGGTTCATATTATTTTTCCCGATATTAAACAAACCTGGGCGCAATTAATCACTCACTATTTAAAAACCAATGATTGGACTTCGACATTTCGACTGGGCGCGGGGCGTTCGGCTGAATTTGTGCACCATCTGGCGCCGATTGCAACGGGCGGTTTTGCTTTTTTTGTTCTCTTTGGCATGATCGTTTTATTAATATTGGCCCGTTGGTGGCAAGCCTCTCTCTCCTCCCCGGGGCGATTGCAGATGGAATTCACCGCCATTCGCATCAATCCAGTGGTAGCCGGGCTGTTACTGATCGCAAGCTTAGGCTTGATTTGGCAGCCGGCTTGGTTAATCGATATGTATCCCGTATTATTATTGCCATTCATGCTCGCTGGCTTAAGCATCTTGCACCGGCTGGTGATGAATCGAAAAGACATGATATTGCTTGTGTTAGCCGTGTATGTGGCTTTATTGCTGCTTACTTTTTTTACCGTGATTATATTAGCGATTATCGGCCTGATTGATAGCTTTTATAATTTTCGGAAACGTTACCCATTACTACAGAGTTAAACGAGGGGCCTATGAATATGAAACTTATTTTACAAGAAAAAGTAGCCAATTTAGGGAACATTGGCGACCAGGTGGTTGTAAAACCGGGCTACGCGCGCAACTTTTTACTCCCGCTTGGGAAAGCCGTGCCAGCTACACCTGAACATATTGCTGAATTTGAAAAACAGCGCGCTGAGTTAGAAAAAGCGGCTGCTGAGTTATTAGCAAAAGCAAAAGCGCGCGCCAAGAAGTTGGAAGATAAATCTTTCAAAATTACCGCGAATGCGAGTGACGAAGGCCGGCTTTTTGGTTCTATAGGTCCGCGTGAAATTGCGCAGGCTATTACAGAAGCGGGCATAGAGATAGAAAAGCGCGAAGTCGATTTAAGCCAAGGACCGATCCGTCAGGTAGGCGAATACGAAGTGCCTCTTCGTTTGCATACGGATGTTTCGGTGAATGTGAAAATCGAAGTCGCGCCAGAAAACTCCAATTCATAGCGCGTCGGTTGGGCTGAACTTGCGAAGCCCAACGGCATAAAAATTTTATTTTCAAAACGATCATCCTTGGCAAGGTCAGCCGCCTCATTGGCAAGTAAAATATTTTAGCAACATAACAATGAAAACTGGAGTGGGTCTGCGATGTTGCATTGTTTTCTCTCTTTTTGTTGGGCTTCGCAAGCTCAGCCCAACCTACTCGCTCGCAGAGAGGCTAGGAGAGGACAAAGGAGGATGCTAAACTAAATCCCATGCCGCCACGTCAAAAAGTAAAAACCTCGGTACCCAAAGTACCGCCTCATTCTCAAGAAGCAGAACAGTCCGTCCTCGGCGCTTTAATGCTGGATAATCGGGCGTGGGATCGCATTGCCGATCGCATTAGCATTCAGGATTTTTATCGTTCGGATCATCAGTTGATTTTTGAAACGATGAGCCGCTTGGTGGACCAGCATAAACCGCTGGACGTCTTAACAATAGCAGAGGCGTTAAAAGCCCGTGAGCAATTAAGCGCTGCCGGCGGTGAGCCCTACCTTTACGAATTAGCTAAAAATACGCCGAGTGCTGCCAATATCGTTGCCTACGCTGATATTGTTCGCGAGCGTGCTATCTTGCGACAACTAATTGAAGCGGGGACAGATATTACCCACGATGGGTTTAATCCCGACGGCCGGGATATTAAAGAGTTGCTAGATACAGCCGAGCAGCGCGTTTTTCACATCGCCGAAAGTCGTGTTCGCGGCTCTGGGCCGATAGCCATCGGTCCATTGCTTACTAAAGCCACGGATCGAATTGATAAACTTTTTCATTCCAAACAGGCTATTACGGGGCTTTCTTCAGGCTTTACCGATTTGGATAAATTAACTTCTGGGTTGCAGGACGGTGATTTAATCGTGGTTGCCGGTCGCCCCTCAATGGGTAAAACTGTTTTCGCTATAAATATAGCCGAAGTCGCCGCCATCAAAGGCAATATTCCCGTGCTCGTTTTTAGTATGGAGATGCCGGCTGAATCGCTTGTGATGCGGATGTTATCTTCCTTAGGTAGCATCGACCAGCACAAAGTTCGCACGGGGCAATTAAAGGACGACGATTGGCCGCGAATCACTCATGCGATTGAAATGCTCTCCGAAACAAAACTTTTTATCGATGACACGCCCGCTTTAACCCCCAGCGAAATTCGCTCGCGCGCAAGACGCTTAGCTCGCGAACACGGCGGCTTAGGATTAATTGTCATCGATTATTT includes:
- the lpxK gene encoding tetraacyldisaccharide 4'-kinase, whose product is MLKAPRFWYQPRSLLGGILSPFSFLYQIIVRIRRGLYAVGLKKISKFPVPIVIVGNITVGGSGKTPFVIWLANELKNRGFRPGVVSRGYGGKANRFPQTVTENSDPLQVGDEAVLLMKKIDCPMVVCRDRGAAVKHLLRNFQCDVVIGDDGLQHYSLGRDLEIALLDDRHLGNGRCLPAGPLREPKSRLNTVDFVVPKQLRPNEIYQLKNPAKKIDFNELKELTVHAVAGIGNPGYFFKQLETLGANVIAHPFRDHYFYRSEDFNFDDDHLIILTEKDAIKCKQFDDERLFCFSVDAVVPDQFQNDFFRLISNIILRKQAQREGI
- a CDS encoding NAD+ synthase, producing the protein MKKLVIVGAQLNFLVGDIEGNTQLIIDAANQAYQESKADLILFPELSITSYPPEDLLFRPALYRRVHQALQTIADKVKNTTVVVGYPDFIDNKCYNKAAVITDGKIVATYAKHELPNYRVFDEKRYFAAGDQPCVIEIKGVKIGILICEDLWLENPIKQSVAAGAQLIACINASPFAQDKSHHRRDLLTKRTKRYHIPIVYLNLVGGQDELVFDGGSLVFNQHGELIQQGSYLKEELITVEFDIDDNLTILTKTPLPPEPLDEEKIYNVLVLGVRDYINKNNFPGAVIGLSGGVDSALTLAIAVDAIGSERVSGVLMPSPFTSTMSIEDAEGEAKALNVRTSTINIQPIFEAFIRSLESEFTGLGKDVTEENLQARIRGTLLMAISNKKDAIVLTTGNKSEMAVGYATLYGDMAGGFGVLKDVYKTMVYRLCRYRNTISRVIPERVLERPPSAELAPDQKDQDVLPPYHILDEILERYIAKDEDPTAIAAGGFDVEMVKKVVRMINRNEYKRRQAPIGIRITERAFGKDRRYPITSGFAKDV
- a CDS encoding Mth938-like domain-containing protein encodes the protein MLLTEDSGIGNYHINAYGPDSVTVNKVTYTSSLLVSPYRLVPEWGPRSLDELGSEHIEAILALEPEIVILGTGHNFKWPSKTQLAPFHQRRIGVECMDTGAACRTYTALMSEGRKVVAALLIG
- the rpsF gene encoding 30S ribosomal protein S6, which encodes MRHYEIVILVHPDQSSQVPAMVERYQSMIKEKDGKVHRLEDWGRRQLAYSIDKVHKAHYLLMNIESDQGVISELENAFRYNDAVIRSLILKRDHAITKSSLIMQGAEKGKSSRKEKVAAEAEASEEA
- the rpsR gene encoding 30S ribosomal protein S18, coding for MSFRRKKFCAFDAKNLQEIDYKDVNTLKDYIMESGRVVPSRITGTCAKHQRQISRAIKLARYLALLPYCDTHQ
- the rplI gene encoding 50S ribosomal protein L9, which encodes MKLILQEKVANLGNIGDQVVVKPGYARNFLLPLGKAVPATPEHIAEFEKQRAELEKAAAELLAKAKARAKKLEDKSFKITANASDEGRLFGSIGPREIAQAITEAGIEIEKREVDLSQGPIRQVGEYEVPLRLHTDVSVNVKIEVAPENSNS
- the dnaB gene encoding replicative DNA helicase yields the protein MPPRQKVKTSVPKVPPHSQEAEQSVLGALMLDNRAWDRIADRISIQDFYRSDHQLIFETMSRLVDQHKPLDVLTIAEALKAREQLSAAGGEPYLYELAKNTPSAANIVAYADIVRERAILRQLIEAGTDITHDGFNPDGRDIKELLDTAEQRVFHIAESRVRGSGPIAIGPLLTKATDRIDKLFHSKQAITGLSSGFTDLDKLTSGLQDGDLIVVAGRPSMGKTVFAINIAEVAAIKGNIPVLVFSMEMPAESLVMRMLSSLGSIDQHKVRTGQLKDDDWPRITHAIEMLSETKLFIDDTPALTPSEIRSRARRLAREHGGLGLIVIDYLQLMHVPGTKENRSTEISEISRSLKALAKELNVPVVALSQLNRSLEARVDKRPVMSDLRECVTGDTLICLADGRRVPIQDLVGHSPEVIAVDDKGRLVCAKSEVIWKVGERSVFEIKLASGRSIKATAEHRLLAFKGWRHVKDFKVGDRLAIAHQVPEPDRLLQHCQSDLFWDRIVSIEEKGSEEVYDLTVPKYASWLADGVVSHNSGAIEQDADLIAFIYRDEVYHEDSPDKGKAEIIIAKHRNGPIGKVILTFRGQYTRFDNFSHESVPQRMPFGGVPV